A genome region from Erigeron canadensis isolate Cc75 chromosome 3, C_canadensis_v1, whole genome shotgun sequence includes the following:
- the LOC122594609 gene encoding UPF0496 protein At3g49070, with translation MKFKLSMSTFKGACNAKHTPSTSLEIDVREEYANAFRTQSYIDFWTRVLDSSHGGSTINHTISSVAAARLPSYRLFAENLLDPDQPTVTSILTLANHKPENHTLLSDYFCETANASVVCGSLLEDINHLRSKYKSLKTALKSLETTKVSCVSHSRIIAARLADFSNSFNPFMIPTSGPRGVQSVQVACLNLLKRLELSRDKAQAKLKRVNNLKYGSAITIVVLTVSLTVIIVTHALAILVAAPGIIVATRKFGSSNGLAKLSAQLDVAAKGTYILNRDLDTISRLVARLNDELEHMQATTKFWLKRGHSRIQSIEEFGRQLKKNDLSFCEQLDELEEHLYLCFMTINRSRNLVIKEISDPGLVS, from the exons ATGAAATTTAAGCTAAGTATGTCGACATTCAAAGGGGCATGCAACG CCAAACACACACCATCAACTTCACTGGAGATAGATGTTCGTGAAGAGTATGCCAATGCATTCAGAACACAATCATACATAGACTTTTGGACTCGAGTCCTTGACTCATCCCATGGTGGTTCGACTATAAACCATACAATAAGCTCGGTGGCTGCAGCCCGGCTCCCATCATATCGTCTATTTGCTGAGAACTTGCTTGATCCTGATCAACCCACGGTCACCAGCATACTCACCTTGGCCAATCACAAGCCCGAAAACCACACCCTTTTATCAGATTATTTCTGTGAAACCGCCAATGCTTCCGTCGTTTGTGGGTCTCTTTTAGAAGATATAAATCATTTGAGGTCGAAATATAAATCTCTCAAAACGGCTTTAAAGTCGTTGGAAACCACAAAAGTATCATGTGTAAGTCATAGCCGGATCATAGCAGCCCGGTTGGCTGACTTCTCTAACTCGTTTAACCCATTCATGATCCCCACGTCAGGTCCACGTGGGGTCCAGTCGGTTCAAGTCGCATGCTTGAATTTGCTAAAAAGGCTTGAGTTGAGTCGAGACAAGGCTCAAGCAAagcttaaacgtgtcaacaacCTCAAATATGGCTCTGCCATCACTATCGTTGTGTTAACCGTTTCATTAACGGTTATTATTGTAACTCATGCTCTAGCCATTCTCGTGGCTGCTCCTGGGATTATAGTCGCGACCAGGAAGTTTGGTTCAAGTAATGGCCTGGCCAAGTTATCTGCTCAACTTGATGTCGCCGCTAAAGGGACATATATATTGAATCGAGATTTGGATACAATAAGTCGATTAGTAGCTCGACTTAACGATGAACTCGAGCATATGCAAGCAACAACGAAGTTTTGGCTCAAGAGGGGACATAGCCGGATTCAAAGTATAGAAGAATTTGGTCGACAGTTGAAGAAAAACGACTTGAGTTTCTGTGAACAACTTGATGAGTTAGAGGAGCATTTGTACTTATGTTTCATGACCATCAATCGATCAAGAAATCTTGTTATCAAGGAAATTTCGGATCCTGGTTTGGTTTCTTGA
- the LOC122594674 gene encoding serine/threonine-protein phosphatase PP2A catalytic subunit-like isoform X2, which translates to MGNFMILLNFFVLEERYLLDCPDTNYLFMGDYVDRGYYSVETVTLLVALKVRYPQRITILRGNHESRQITQVYGFYDECLRKYGTANVWKMFTDLFDYFPLTALVESEIFCLHGGLSPSIETLDSIRSFDRVQEVPHEGPMCDLLWSDPDDRCGWGISPRGAGYTFGQDISEQFNHTNGLKLIARAHQLVMEGFNWGHDQKVVTIFSAPNYCYRCGNMASILEVDDCKGHTFIQFEPAPRRGEPDVTRRTPDYFL; encoded by the exons ATGGGCAATTTCATGATCTTGCTGAACTTTTTCGTATTGGAGGAAAGGTATTTGTTGGAT TGTCCAGATACAAATTACTTGTTCATGGGTGATTATGTGGATCGGGGTTATTATTCAGTCGAAACAGTTACG CTTTTGGTGGCTCTGAAAGTACGGTATCCTCAGCGGATCACTATTCTAAGAGGAAACCATGAAAGTCGACAG ATCACACAAGTCTATGGGTTTTATGATGAATGTCTCCGGAA GTATGGCACTGCCAACGTTTGGAAGATGTTTACAGATCTTTTTGATTATTTCCCATTGACTGCTTTG GTTGAATCAGAGATATTTTGTCTTCATGGTGGGTTGTCACCTTCCATTGAAACGCTTGATAGTATAAGAAGTTTTGATCGTGTGCAAGAGGTCCCACACGAAGGCCCAATGTGTGATCTTCTGTGGTCTGATCCAGATGACCGTTGTGGTTGGGGTATCTCACCTCGTGGAGCTGGATATACGTTTGGCCAA GACATTTCAGAGCAATTTAACCATACAAACGGCTTAAAGCTCATTGCTAGAGCTCACCAGCTGGTGATGGAGGGATTCAACTGGGGACAT GACCAAAAGGTTGTGACAATCTTTAGTGCGCCAAATTATTGTTATCGATGTGGTAACATGGCTTCTATATTAGAGGTTGATGATTGCAAAGGCCACACATTCATACAG TTTGAACCAGCTCCCCGAAGAGGTGAACCTGATGTAACCAGAAGAACACCTGATTATTTTTTGTGA
- the LOC122594674 gene encoding serine/threonine-protein phosphatase PP2A-2 catalytic subunit-like isoform X1, producing the protein MSVDLDGSNNSHGNLDQQISQLIQCKPLSEPEVKTLCEKAKEILMDESNVQPVKSPVTICGDIHGQFHDLAELFRIGGKCPDTNYLFMGDYVDRGYYSVETVTLLVALKVRYPQRITILRGNHESRQITQVYGFYDECLRKYGTANVWKMFTDLFDYFPLTALVESEIFCLHGGLSPSIETLDSIRSFDRVQEVPHEGPMCDLLWSDPDDRCGWGISPRGAGYTFGQDISEQFNHTNGLKLIARAHQLVMEGFNWGHDQKVVTIFSAPNYCYRCGNMASILEVDDCKGHTFIQFEPAPRRGEPDVTRRTPDYFL; encoded by the exons ATGAGTGTAGATCTGGATGGTTCAAACAACAGCCATGGAAACCTGGACCAACAGATTTCACAGCTCATTCAATGCAAGCCTTTATCCGAACCCGAG GTCAAGACATTATGTGAGAAGGCAAAAGAGATTTTGATGGATGAAAGCAATGTTCAG CCCGTAAAGAGCCCTGTGACTATCTGTGGTGACATTCATGGGCAATTTCATGATCTTGCTGAACTTTTTCGTATTGGAGGAAAG TGTCCAGATACAAATTACTTGTTCATGGGTGATTATGTGGATCGGGGTTATTATTCAGTCGAAACAGTTACG CTTTTGGTGGCTCTGAAAGTACGGTATCCTCAGCGGATCACTATTCTAAGAGGAAACCATGAAAGTCGACAG ATCACACAAGTCTATGGGTTTTATGATGAATGTCTCCGGAA GTATGGCACTGCCAACGTTTGGAAGATGTTTACAGATCTTTTTGATTATTTCCCATTGACTGCTTTG GTTGAATCAGAGATATTTTGTCTTCATGGTGGGTTGTCACCTTCCATTGAAACGCTTGATAGTATAAGAAGTTTTGATCGTGTGCAAGAGGTCCCACACGAAGGCCCAATGTGTGATCTTCTGTGGTCTGATCCAGATGACCGTTGTGGTTGGGGTATCTCACCTCGTGGAGCTGGATATACGTTTGGCCAA GACATTTCAGAGCAATTTAACCATACAAACGGCTTAAAGCTCATTGCTAGAGCTCACCAGCTGGTGATGGAGGGATTCAACTGGGGACAT GACCAAAAGGTTGTGACAATCTTTAGTGCGCCAAATTATTGTTATCGATGTGGTAACATGGCTTCTATATTAGAGGTTGATGATTGCAAAGGCCACACATTCATACAG TTTGAACCAGCTCCCCGAAGAGGTGAACCTGATGTAACCAGAAGAACACCTGATTATTTTTTGTGA